The following are from one region of the Nostoc cf. commune SO-36 genome:
- a CDS encoding DevA family ABC transporter ATP-binding protein, translating into MIEKEPVIAIKNLNHYYGKGALRKQILFDINLEIYPGEIVIMTGPSGSGKTTLLSLIGGLRSVQEGSLKFLGEELVGVSQNKLVQMRRNIGYIFQAHNLLGFLTAKQNVQMAVELNDNISQTEAVAKSKAMLGSVGLEERVDYYPDNLSGGQKQRIAIARALVNHPPLVLADEPTAALDKQSGRDVVEIMQSLAKNQGTTILLVTHDNRILDIADRIVEMEDGLLTRNSSNTVIQS; encoded by the coding sequence ATGATAGAAAAAGAACCTGTAATTGCCATTAAAAATCTCAATCATTACTATGGCAAAGGCGCACTGAGAAAACAGATATTATTTGACATCAACCTAGAAATTTATCCTGGTGAAATTGTAATTATGACCGGGCCATCAGGTTCAGGTAAAACAACATTACTGAGCTTAATTGGTGGTTTGCGGTCTGTACAAGAAGGAAGTTTAAAATTTTTAGGTGAAGAACTCGTTGGCGTCAGTCAAAACAAACTGGTGCAGATGCGACGCAACATTGGTTATATTTTCCAAGCTCACAATTTGCTAGGGTTCTTGACTGCGAAGCAAAATGTACAAATGGCGGTAGAATTGAACGATAATATTTCTCAAACAGAAGCAGTGGCTAAATCAAAAGCCATGCTGGGGTCTGTGGGTCTAGAAGAACGAGTTGATTACTACCCAGACAATCTTTCTGGTGGACAAAAACAAAGAATTGCGATCGCTCGCGCCTTAGTGAATCATCCCCCACTAGTGCTAGCAGACGAACCGACAGCAGCATTAGACAAACAATCAGGACGCGATGTCGTGGAAATAATGCAGAGTCTAGCCAAAAATCAGGGAACTACTATCTTATTAGTCACACACGACAACCGCATTTTAGATATAGCCGATCGCATCGTAGAAATGGAAGATGGTCTTTTAACCCGTAATTCCTCAAATACAGTTATTCAGTCATGA
- a CDS encoding zinc-dependent alcohol dehydrogenase family protein, giving the protein MKAYEIQSNAGIDALTLVDRPEPKPASGQVLIQVKATSLNYRDLLVIDGAYGTGQKYPLIPMSDGAGEVVAVGEGVTRVKIGDRVAGIFFQDWIYGSLTKEKMKSDLGGGIDGMLAEYVVLHQDGLVILPDHLSYIEGATLPCAAVTAWHGLVTKGNIGAGDSVLLLGTGGVSIFALQFAKIHGARAIITSSSDEKLARVKQLGADETINYKTTPDWEKQVYQLTNRTGVDHVVEVGGAGTLPKSLQAVRIGGRISLIGVLSGRGNEIDPMPILFKSLTVQGIYVGSREMFEAMNQAMQQHKIKPIIDRVFSFTEAREAYHYLKSAAHFGKVVIRNS; this is encoded by the coding sequence ATGAAAGCTTACGAAATTCAAAGCAATGCCGGAATTGATGCCCTCACATTAGTCGATCGCCCTGAACCAAAACCCGCATCTGGACAAGTGCTGATTCAAGTCAAAGCAACATCCTTAAATTACCGCGATCTGCTTGTCATAGACGGAGCTTATGGTACTGGACAGAAGTATCCGTTAATTCCCATGTCTGACGGTGCGGGGGAAGTTGTAGCGGTAGGGGAAGGTGTGACACGGGTGAAAATAGGCGATCGCGTGGCGGGTATTTTCTTCCAAGATTGGATTTATGGCTCTTTAACCAAAGAGAAAATGAAATCCGATCTCGGAGGCGGTATCGATGGAATGCTGGCTGAGTATGTTGTATTACACCAAGATGGTTTAGTAATATTACCTGACCATTTATCGTATATTGAAGGCGCAACTTTGCCCTGTGCAGCAGTCACAGCTTGGCATGGACTAGTGACAAAAGGCAATATTGGCGCAGGTGATAGTGTTTTATTACTAGGTACTGGAGGAGTTTCAATTTTTGCTCTCCAGTTTGCCAAGATACATGGTGCTAGAGCAATTATTACTTCCAGCAGTGATGAAAAGTTGGCACGAGTAAAACAGCTTGGTGCTGATGAGACAATTAACTACAAAACAACCCCAGATTGGGAAAAGCAAGTTTACCAACTAACCAATCGCACGGGTGTAGATCATGTAGTTGAGGTAGGCGGTGCAGGTACTCTGCCAAAATCACTACAAGCAGTCCGCATTGGAGGACGTATTAGCTTGATTGGTGTATTGTCAGGCAGAGGAAATGAGATTGACCCCATGCCAATACTTTTCAAAAGTTTAACAGTTCAGGGAATTTATGTTGGTAGTCGGGAAATGTTTGAGGCGATGAATCAGGCGATGCAACAACATAAAATCAAACCGATTATTGATCGAGTTTTCTCCTTCACCGAAGCACGAGAGGCTTATCATTACCTCAAAAGTGCGGCTCACTTCGGTAAAGTCGTAATTCGTAATTCGTAA
- a CDS encoding tetratricopeptide repeat protein, with protein MKQLLNQVKEWEQRRDEANHYYQRGKFQESLDLATKNLHLARAIPDRTREGSTLNDLGLAYLSCCQPQKALEHFHQALSIAVEISNAAAEATALSNLGSTYSRLGRFSQALEYFDKALPIFRLLQDTQSEVSTLNDVALLYTRLGEPKRALLLQHQILTMRRLLGDFSGEATTLNGIGFAYNVLGKFEEALEFFQAALPIQRAVKNLLGEATTLNNIASMYSDLGKPKQALLLYHQVLLTRRAISDRSGEATTLHNIGFTYSNLIEHRQAMKFYKQAIAIYQELGDSLGEVSTLLNMGSLYAVTKRKKMARSCYKNAQGLAEQIEHQPLLEKVQQFIDSL; from the coding sequence ATGAAGCAACTTTTAAATCAAGTCAAAGAGTGGGAACAACGTCGTGATGAAGCAAATCACTATTACCAGCGAGGGAAATTTCAGGAATCTCTCGATCTTGCAACCAAGAATCTACACTTAGCTAGAGCAATTCCAGACCGAACCAGAGAAGGTTCTACATTGAACGACCTTGGTTTAGCTTACCTCAGTTGTTGCCAGCCTCAAAAAGCATTAGAGCATTTTCATCAAGCCCTTTCGATTGCTGTTGAAATTAGCAACGCTGCCGCAGAGGCAACTGCACTTAGCAATCTGGGTTCTACCTATAGCCGTCTTGGACGCTTTTCGCAAGCGTTGGAATATTTTGACAAAGCACTGCCAATTTTTAGGCTATTGCAAGATACTCAAAGTGAAGTTTCTACTCTCAATGATGTAGCGCTACTTTATACGCGGTTGGGCGAACCCAAACGGGCACTGTTGCTACAACACCAAATTTTGACGATGCGGCGATTGTTAGGTGATTTTTCTGGTGAAGCAACAACTCTAAATGGCATTGGGTTTGCTTACAACGTCTTAGGCAAGTTTGAGGAAGCTCTAGAATTTTTTCAAGCAGCACTTCCAATTCAACGAGCAGTGAAGAATTTGCTTGGTGAAGCAACCACCTTAAATAATATTGCCTCAATGTATAGTGATTTAGGAAAACCGAAACAAGCGTTATTGCTCTACCATCAAGTTCTTTTGACACGCAGAGCCATCAGCGATCGCTCTGGTGAGGCTACAACCCTTCATAACATTGGTTTTACCTATAGCAATCTGATAGAGCATCGGCAAGCAATGAAGTTCTATAAGCAAGCCATTGCAATTTATCAAGAACTGGGCGATTCTTTGGGAGAAGTTTCCACTTTGCTGAATATGGGAAGCCTTTACGCCGTTACGAAACGCAAAAAAATGGCGCGATCGTGCTACAAAAATGCCCAAGGGTTAGCAGAGCAAATCGAACATCAGCCACTCTTAGAAAAAGTACAGCAGTTCATAGATTCTCTGTAG
- the devC gene encoding ABC transporter permease DevC has product MNQKIPLSWLQLTREKTRLAVALAGIAFADILMFMQLGFRDALYYSNVRFHNSLQGDIVLINSQSNAILAMRSFSQRRLYKALELPAVQSVHPIYLDFTIWKNPVTGRPRSILIFGMNPETNIVNLSGVQENLDKLKLPDVVLFDRSSRVEYGPIATNYDQGKPVTAEVRRRRIKVAGLFTLGASFGADGNLITSDINFLRIFSNRQKGLIDIGLIRLKPGADANVVAQQLRKYLPNEVNVLTKQEFIDFERSYWANSTAIGFIFTLGTVMGFIVGTVIVYQILYTEVADHLAEYATLKAIGYTQNYLLTVILQEALLLAVLGYFPGIVFALFMYNSAREATLLPVFMSFERAVMVLILTMLMCIISGAIAVRKLRSADPADIF; this is encoded by the coding sequence ATGAATCAAAAAATACCTCTGTCGTGGCTACAACTAACAAGAGAAAAAACTCGCCTAGCTGTAGCTTTAGCAGGAATTGCTTTTGCTGATATTTTAATGTTTATGCAACTCGGCTTCCGGGATGCTCTGTATTATAGTAACGTTCGATTCCATAACAGCTTGCAGGGCGATATTGTTTTAATTAATAGTCAATCTAATGCTATTTTGGCGATGAGAAGCTTTTCTCAACGACGGTTATATAAAGCTTTAGAGTTACCCGCAGTCCAATCAGTACATCCGATATATTTAGACTTTACAATCTGGAAAAATCCTGTAACAGGCCGTCCCCGAAGTATCCTGATATTTGGCATGAACCCAGAAACTAACATAGTTAATTTATCTGGTGTTCAGGAAAATTTAGATAAGCTTAAACTACCTGATGTAGTTCTATTTGACCGTTCTTCTAGGGTGGAATATGGCCCGATCGCTACTAATTATGACCAAGGAAAACCTGTAACAGCAGAAGTGCGGAGGCGGCGAATTAAAGTAGCAGGACTATTTACATTAGGTGCATCATTTGGCGCAGATGGTAATTTAATCACCAGTGATATAAACTTTCTGCGAATATTCAGCAATCGTCAAAAAGGATTAATTGATATTGGGCTAATTAGATTAAAGCCAGGAGCAGATGCTAATGTTGTCGCCCAACAATTACGAAAGTATTTACCTAATGAAGTAAATGTTTTAACTAAACAAGAATTTATTGATTTTGAGCGGAGTTATTGGGCAAATAGTACAGCGATTGGGTTTATTTTCACATTAGGAACTGTCATGGGTTTCATTGTAGGAACTGTGATTGTTTATCAAATTCTTTATACAGAAGTTGCAGATCACTTAGCTGAATACGCTACTCTTAAGGCAATAGGCTACACACAAAACTATTTATTGACAGTTATCCTTCAAGAGGCTTTGCTGTTAGCAGTTTTAGGATATTTTCCGGGAATAGTTTTTGCTTTATTTATGTACAATAGTGCTAGAGAAGCAACACTTTTGCCAGTTTTTATGAGTTTTGAACGGGCAGTAATGGTATTAATTTTGACTATGTTAATGTGCATTATTTCTGGTGCGATCGCAGTCCGTAAATTACGTTCTGCCGATCCAGCAGATATCTTTTAA
- a CDS encoding HAD family hydrolase: MSRHLSLPALSEISSTSLSKIRLIATDMDGTLTRRGKFTPALLQALEDLAAADIQVLIVTGRSAGWVSGLSSLMPVAGAMAENGGLYFPPGNHKPVVLTPISDLTQHRQRLATTFENLQTKFPKIQESADNRFRITDWTFDVAGLRQDELQTLDNLCQQMGWGFTYSNVQCHIKPQGQDKAVGLLQVLREYLPHYSSEQIVTVGDSPNDESLFDRRYFPVSVGVANVLEYVNQLQYQPAYITAAAEGEGFCELSSYILKSLHISQ, translated from the coding sequence ATGTCCAGACATTTGAGCCTCCCTGCCCTGTCTGAGATTTCATCTACAAGCCTTAGCAAGATTCGTCTGATAGCCACAGATATGGATGGCACTCTGACTAGACGAGGAAAATTTACTCCCGCACTGCTGCAAGCTTTAGAGGATTTAGCAGCAGCTGACATTCAGGTGCTGATTGTCACAGGGCGTTCTGCTGGGTGGGTAAGTGGATTGAGTAGTTTGATGCCAGTGGCAGGTGCTATGGCAGAAAATGGTGGTTTGTATTTTCCACCTGGGAACCATAAACCAGTAGTCTTAACACCCATTTCCGATTTAACTCAACATCGCCAGCGCTTGGCTACGACTTTTGAAAATTTACAAACTAAATTTCCCAAAATCCAAGAATCTGCTGATAATCGCTTTCGCATTACCGACTGGACTTTTGATGTAGCTGGTTTGCGTCAAGACGAACTACAAACCTTAGACAATCTTTGTCAACAAATGGGTTGGGGATTTACCTATAGCAACGTGCAGTGTCACATTAAACCCCAAGGGCAAGATAAAGCTGTGGGATTGTTGCAGGTATTGCGCGAATATTTGCCACACTACTCATCAGAACAAATTGTCACGGTTGGCGATAGCCCCAATGATGAAAGTTTATTTGATCGGCGTTATTTTCCTGTTTCTGTAGGCGTGGCTAATGTTCTGGAATATGTGAATCAGTTGCAATATCAGCCTGCTTACATTACGGCTGCTGCCGAAGGGGAAGGATTTTGTGAGTTATCTAGTTATATTTTGAAAAGCTTGCACATCTCACAGTAG
- a CDS encoding HlyD family efflux transporter periplasmic adaptor subunit: MSRVTEKPKPSEQAFNQEQPKIWWGIAVAVPIVIAAGILGTAKIEQLRKLTTSVPIMPSSNSISAVGRLEPRGEVVKLSAPSSGLAPSSRIQQLLVKEGEQVRQGQIVAILDNRDTQIAGLQEAKAKMQEARANLAQVRAGSPRDIQAQRAVIARLQAQLVGERNAGQAMIARIAAQLSGDKLVQQATVNRLEAELSGQRDALRATLTRIRAEQRNAQVDAGRYDYLYREGAISQQERDRRRLSAVTSNQQVAESQATLKQTLATIRQQLAEARATQIQNLATLQQQLIEAKVNRDKNVATLQRQIDEEKAKLSRIVDVSPTDVQIAQAQVSNAIANIRRAEAELKLSYVQAPIAGEILKVYTKSGEAIGANGIAEIGQTSQMFVIAEVAEDSIGKVRIGQNATVTSDNGAFSGELKGIVTEIGRKIGKKDVLNTDPAADVDARVVEVKIALSPEDSQKVSGLTYAKVVVDINN, from the coding sequence ATGTCAAGGGTGACTGAAAAGCCAAAGCCAAGTGAGCAGGCATTTAATCAAGAACAACCTAAGATTTGGTGGGGTATCGCTGTAGCCGTGCCAATAGTAATTGCGGCTGGGATACTAGGTACAGCTAAAATCGAGCAGTTAAGAAAACTAACTACATCCGTACCAATAATGCCATCTAGTAATAGCATTAGTGCTGTTGGGCGTTTGGAACCGCGAGGCGAAGTTGTTAAATTGTCTGCCCCCTCATCAGGATTAGCACCATCGTCACGAATTCAGCAACTTCTGGTGAAAGAGGGTGAACAGGTAAGACAAGGCCAAATTGTGGCAATTTTGGACAACCGCGATACCCAAATAGCCGGACTACAAGAGGCAAAAGCGAAAATGCAAGAAGCCCGTGCGAATTTAGCGCAAGTTAGGGCTGGATCGCCAAGAGATATTCAAGCCCAAAGAGCAGTTATTGCTCGCTTACAAGCGCAGTTAGTTGGGGAAAGGAATGCAGGGCAAGCAATGATCGCACGGATTGCAGCTCAGTTAAGTGGTGATAAACTTGTTCAACAAGCAACCGTGAATCGCTTAGAAGCTGAACTCAGTGGGCAAAGAGATGCTCTAAGAGCAACGCTTACACGTATTCGAGCCGAACAGCGCAATGCTCAAGTCGATGCCGGACGCTATGATTATTTATACAGAGAAGGTGCTATTTCTCAGCAAGAGCGGGATAGAAGACGCTTGAGTGCAGTAACTTCTAATCAACAGGTTGCTGAAAGCCAAGCTACCCTGAAACAGACATTGGCAACTATACGACAGCAACTTGCCGAAGCCAGAGCTACCCAAATACAAAATTTAGCAACTTTGCAACAGCAGCTAATCGAAGCCAAAGTTAACCGTGATAAAAACGTAGCAACTTTGCAAAGACAAATCGATGAAGAAAAGGCCAAACTTAGCAGAATTGTGGACGTTAGTCCTACCGATGTGCAAATAGCGCAAGCCCAAGTTAGTAATGCGATCGCAAATATCAGAAGAGCTGAAGCAGAACTAAAGTTAAGCTACGTTCAAGCACCAATCGCTGGAGAGATTTTAAAAGTTTACACCAAATCAGGCGAAGCGATCGGTGCTAATGGTATTGCTGAAATTGGTCAAACCAGCCAAATGTTTGTGATTGCTGAAGTCGCCGAAGACAGCATTGGTAAAGTGCGTATTGGTCAAAATGCTACTGTCACCAGCGATAATGGCGCATTTAGCGGCGAATTAAAGGGAATTGTCACTGAAATTGGCAGAAAAATTGGTAAAAAAGATGTGCTGAATACAGATCCAGCAGCAGATGTGGATGCCAGAGTCGTAGAAGTGAAAATTGCTCTATCTCCAGAAGATAGCCAGAAAGTTTCTGGTTTAACTTACGCCAAGGTTGTTGTCGATATTAATAACTAA